One genomic region from Mytilus trossulus isolate FHL-02 chromosome 9, PNRI_Mtr1.1.1.hap1, whole genome shotgun sequence encodes:
- the LOC134682935 gene encoding kinesin-like protein KIF27 isoform X2, producing the protein MSIMSEQEVNVRVAVRVRPLLPKEKIAGEEMCVRIIPATNQLVLGKDRAFTFDHVLSSKTTQDEVYKSCIEPLVNGLFEGYNATVFAYGQTGSGKTYTVGDGISSFTDEEYGIIPRALKAIFDNMQSNTTTEFSVKVSYIEIYKEELQDLLDVDTSSKELHVREDDQGNTVIIGAREVECESLDEIMSLLESGSSIRHTGSTQMNEHSSRSHSIFTVIVGQRWVEADVMAGKRKPSESNEVIDDDITHNMFGKFHFVDLAGSERAHRTGNVGDRFKESVHINSGLLALGNVISALGDPKKKSTHIPYRESKITRLLKDSLGGNAQTLMICCISPSTSNFDESLNALKYANRAKNIKNKPIINRDVQSIRFEEMQCEIMALREELVKQRTTLLSNGGQGFGLGDPVHMEKYAHDAQQLERLEKQVVRLQTECSHYKMIAEEAYKQLIEIQNKDILSQSQDIRLKDWLDLMEEIKNKVPATLSREEMENETIRNLTALLTKCKEDLKSDEEIFAEKSKEHNSMTHRLQELEAMVEEKDQQLLQYEDTRMKQEQQLIEQHMKIEELQKAIKDELSVDNLMANSSIIDDDAVTVSAPPIVPPSDKRPKSVPVQLTRRPDTASRNLRPLSRNIKTSPALFTLDRVMKSFRARSQLLVSQLEDSDEVMHNTYVIEEEGETAGTSQKFEEEPVLDSQDHEISQKTAVLPRVRTTRGKFVRKGTFKVKKGRKAEENKENVNNTDVPVITVNREVISGSMSSSAGGDHLGVSTIEAVEDSLRKSANTQRMLKESRLKLTDAHTKMRDLSINIRLKEQLIRELVKTGKDADLMNKKYADKIKSLEKERMKVKRDLQETQSVLQELEAKQETTEKTKLTQEYKKRMETAKARMSAISKKQKETENIANFSIYNEKKIQDLELAVDRMKQTKEHVTKKLKDESERKLKLEREMQKETQKVKELEIKNEQQQKILKRKNEEIAAVQRKLRSGGGSSLPPINIEDHDKIEDQKKWLDNEVEKVLQQKRQMEELQEELKKRETIVAKKEAMLAEKSEIEFRRMRSSQIINKNILSVSMKLDTLDKRLEEKTSELSKTPTEQQQFVKEEMSKFQEGRDKLARQRTVLENKLREGRLLSGQEERRIIELDEGIDALDAAIEYKTDAINSRQLELRHSQILSKSEDHVMNKLNSLTTTETRALMMKYFNKVVACKDAERRLNLHCSEMEVKQDEQERLIRELEAALQRSAVEVDRRITKQTREYEQKIQMLMRQLADSGTNNSGGFGPEIDEKMQRLEKELYYYKKTSRELKKRLRELEASGALPHQDDLDIRSSVQSSINENDHAAGASSNHIGSRESNREPRLLSARSEKQNSRPSSAKSGANVSTTVTPVKLSRKDLRQIPDTELALRRSNMSHGRHSIGSPPPQDSLDGGLGNSNPWS; encoded by the exons atgTCCATAATGTCAGAACAAGAAGTGAATGTTAGAGTGGCAGTGAGG GTTAGACCCTTGTTACCTAAAGAGAAGATTGCAGGAGAAGAAATGTGTGTACGAATAATACCAGCCACAAACCAGCTTGTATTAGGGAAAGACCGAGCTTTTACATTTGATCATGTACTGTCTTCTAAAACTACACAG gaTGAAGTGTATAAATCGTGTATTGAACCCTTGGTAAATGGTTTATTTGAGGGTTATAATGCTACAGTGTTTGCTTATGGTCAAACA gGTTCAGGAAAAACTTATACAGTTGGAGATGGGATTTCTTCCTTTACAGATGAAGAATATGGAATCATACCCAGGGCATTGAAAGCCATATTTGATAATATGCAG TCCAATACTACTACTGAGTTTTCTGTAAAAGTGTCGTACATAGAAATTTACAAAGAAGAGTTACAGGATTTGTTAGATGTTGATACGTCAAGTAAAGAACTACATGTCAGAGAGGATGACCAAGGCAACACAG TGATAATTGGTGCCAGAGAGGTGGAATGTGAATCTCTTGATGAAATCATGTCACTGTTAGAATCTGGGTCATCTATTCGTCACACAGGGTCAACACAGATGAATGAACATTCCAGTAGATCTCATTCTATATTTACAGTCATAGTAG GCCAGAGATGGGTAGAAGCTGATGTTATGGCAGGGAAGAGAAAACCATCAGAATCTAACGAGGTCATTGATGATG atataaccCACAATATGTTTGGAAAGTTCCATTTTGTTGATCTAGCTGGATCAGAAAGAGCTCACAGGACAGGCAATGTAGGGGATAGATTTAAAG AATCTGTACATATAAACTCAGGACTATTAGCTCTTGGAAATGTGATCAGTGCATTGGGAGATCCAAAAAAGAAATCCACACACATTCCATACAGAGAATCTAAAATCACAAGGCTACTTAAG gATTCTCTGGGAGGAAATGCTCAGACATTGATGATATGTTGTATAAGTCCGTCCACATCTAACTTTGATGAATCTTTGAATGCTTTGAAGTATGCCAATAGA gctaagaatataaagaataaacCAATTATAAACAGAGATGTACAGTCAATCAGATTTGAAGAAATGCAGTGTGAAATTATG GCATTACGAGAGGAGTTGGTGAAACAAAGGACAACTTTATTAAGTAATGGAGGACAAGGCTTTGGGCTTGGTGATCCTGTTCATATGGAGAAATATGCACATGATGCTCAACAGTTAGAGAGATTAGAGAAACAAGTTGTTAG GTTACAAACAGAATGTTCCCATTACAAGATGATAGCCGAGGAAGCTTATAAACAACTGATTGAAAtacagaataaagatatattgtcACAGAGTCAGGATATCAGACTAAAAGATTGGCTAGATCTTATGGAAGAG ataaaaaataaagtaccaGCAACATTATCTAGAGAGGAGATGGAAAATGAAACTATTAGAAACCTAACAGCACTGTTAACTAAG TGTAAAGAAGACTTGAAAAGtgatgaagaaatatttgcagaGAAAAGTAAAGAACATAATAGTATGACCCACAGACTGCAAGAGCTG GAGGCGATGGTAGAGGAAAAAGACCAGCAATTATTACAGTATGAAGATACCAGAATGAAACAGGAACAACAACTCATAGAACAACACATGAAGATAGAGGAGTTACAAAAGGCTATTAAG GATGAACTTTCTGTG GACAATCTGATGGCAAACAGTAGTATTATAGATGATGACGCTGTCACAGTTAGTGCCCCTCCAATTGTACCCCCCTCAGACAAGAGACCAAAGTCTGTTCCAGTACAGTTGACCAGAAGACCTGACACT GCTAGTAGGAATTTGAGACCATTGTCAAGGAACATAAAGACAAGTCCTGCTTTGTTTACTCTGGACCGAGTGATGAAGAGTTTCCGAGCCCGAAGTCAGCTGCTGGTCAGTCAACTGGAGGATAGTGATGAGGTCATGCATAACACTTATGTCATTGAGGAAGAGGGAGAAACAGCTGGTACCAGTCAGAAGTTTGAAGAGGAACCAGTACTGGACTCACAAGACCATGAAAT ATCACAGAAAACAGCAGTACTACCAAGAGTAAGAACTACTAG AGGAAAATTTGTTCGTAAAGGAacatttaaagtaaagaaaGGTAGAAAGGCAGAGGAAAATAAAGAGAATGTCAACAACACAGATGTTCCAGTTATAACTGTTAACAGAGAAG TTATATCAGGAAGTATGTCATCTTCAGCAGGGGGAGATCACTTAGGTGTCAGTACGATTGAAGCTGTAGAGGATAGTTTGAGGAAGAGTGCTAACACACAGAGGATGTTAAAGGAATCCAGACTAAAGCTGACTGATGCCCATACTAAAATGAGGGATTTATCAATTAACATCAG GTTAAAAGAACAGTTGATTAGAGAACTTGTAAAAACTGGTAAAGATGCtgatttaatgaataaaaagtatGCTGATAAAATCAAATCTCTGGAGAAG gAAAGAATGAAAGTAAAGAGAGATTTACAGGAAACCCAGTCAGTGTTACAGGAGTTAGAGGCTAAACAGGAAACTACAGAGAAAACCAAACTTACACA AGAATACAAAAAGAGGATGGAAACAGCCAAAGCTAGAATGTCTGCTATCTCcaagaaacaaaaagaaaccGAAAATATTGCTAACTTCTCTATTTATAATGAGAAAAA AATACAAGATCTAGAGCTGGCTGTTGACAGAATGAAGCAAACAAAGGAACATGTGACCAAGAAGTTAAAAGACGAATCGGAAAGAAAACTCAAACTAGAG AGAGAGATGCAGAAGGAAACACAGAAAGTAAAGGAACTTGAGATAAAGAATGAACAACAACAGAAAATACTGAAACGAAAGAATGAAGAAATAGCAGCTGTACAAAGAAAGTTAAGAAGTGGGGGAGGATCATCTCTGCCACCAATCAACAT tGAGGATCATGATAAGATAGAAGACCAGAAGAAATGGTTAGACAATGAAGTAGAGAAAGTTTTACAGCAGAAAAGACAAATGGAGGAACTACAAGAA gaacTTAAAAAGAGAGAGACAATAGTAGCTAAGAAAGAGGCCATGTTGGCTGAGAAAAGTGAAATAGAATTCAGGAGAATGAGATCTAGTCAAATCATTAATAAG aatattttatCAGTGTCTATGAAGTTAGACACGTTAGATAAAAGACTTGAAGAGAAGACATCTGAATTATCCAAGACACCCACAGAACAGCAGCAGTTTGTCAAAGAGGAAATGTCCAAATTCCAGGAAGGGCGAGACAAGCTGGCGAGACAGAGAACTGTTCTTGAGAATAAACTAAGGGAGGGAAGACTGTTATCAGGACAAGAAGAAAGGAG GATAATAGAACTGGATGAAGGCATTGATGCATTAGATGCAGCTATAGAATATAAAACTGATGCTATAAATAGCCGTCAATTAGAACTTCGTCATTCACAGATTTTGTCTAAG AGTGAGGACCATGTGATGAATAAATTGAATTCCCTGACCACTACAGAAACCCGAGCTCTtatgatgaaatatttcaataaggTGGTAGCATGTAAGGATGCAGAGAGGAGACTTAATCTTCACTGTAGTGAAATGGAG GTGAAACAAGATGAACAGGAGAGGTTAATCCGTGAATTAGAGGCAGCTTTACAGAGGTCAGCTGTGGAGGTCGATCGTAGGATTACCAAACAGACACGGGAATATGAACAGAAAATACAAatgttaatgagacaactgGCTGATTCTGGGACCAACAATAGTGGCGGATTTGGGCCTGAAATTGATGAAAA AATGCAAAGACTAGAGAAGGAATTATATTACTACAAAAAGACGAGTAGAGAGTTAAAGAAAAGGTTACGAGAACTGGAGGCATCAGGGGCTCTACCACATCAAG ATGATCTTGATATAAGAAGTTCTGTCCAGAGTTCAATTAATGAGAATGACCATGCAGCTGGGGCCTCCAGTAATCACATAGGTAGTAGGGAATCAAACAG AGAACCAAGACTACTTAGTGCTAGAAGTGAGAAACAGAATTCCAGACCAAGTTCTGCCAAATCAGGGGCCAATGTTTCAACAACAGTCACTCCTGTCAAACTGTCTCGAAAAGATTTACGGCAAATTCCAGATACAGAACTTGCATTACGAAGGTCAAATATGAGTCATGGTCGCCATAGTATTGGATCTCCTCCCCCACAAG attcacTTGATGGCGGATTGGGTAATAGTAACCCATGGAGTTGA
- the LOC134682935 gene encoding kinesin-like protein KIF27 isoform X4, protein MSIMSEQEVNVRVAVRVRPLLPKEKIAGEEMCVRIIPATNQLVLGKDRAFTFDHVLSSKTTQDEVYKSCIEPLVNGLFEGYNATVFAYGQTGSGKTYTVGDGISSFTDEEYGIIPRALKAIFDNMQSNTTTEFSVKVSYIEIYKEELQDLLDVDTSSKELHVREDDQGNTVIIGAREVECESLDEIMSLLESGSSIRHTGSTQMNEHSSRSHSIFTVIVGQRWVEADVMAGKRKPSESNEVIDDENQLKDITHNMFGKFHFVDLAGSERAHRTGNVGDRFKESVHINSGLLALGNVISALGDPKKKSTHIPYRESKITRLLKDSLGGNAQTLMICCISPSTSNFDESLNALKYANRAKNIKNKPIINRDVQSIRFEEMQCEIMALREELVKQRTTLLSNGGQGFGLGDPVHMEKYAHDAQQLERLEKQVVRLQTECSHYKMIAEEAYKQLIEIQNKDILSQSQDIRLKDWLDLMEEIKNKVPATLSREEMENETIRNLTALLTKCKEDLKSDEEIFAEKSKEHNSMTHRLQELEAMVEEKDQQLLQYEDTRMKQEQQLIEQHMKIEELQKAIKDELSVDNLMANSSIIDDDAVTVSAPPIVPPSDKRPKSVPVQLTRRPDTASRNLRPLSRNIKTSPALFTLDRVMKSFRARSQLLVSQLEDSDEVMHNTYVIEEEGETAGTSQKFEEEPVLDSQDHEISQKTAVLPRVRTTRGKFVRKGTFKVKKGRKAEENKENVNNTDVPVITVNREAGGDHLGVSTIEAVEDSLRKSANTQRMLKESRLKLTDAHTKMRDLSINIRLKEQLIRELVKTGKDADLMNKKYADKIKSLEKERMKVKRDLQETQSVLQELEAKQETTEKTKLTQEYKKRMETAKARMSAISKKQKETENIANFSIYNEKKIQDLELAVDRMKQTKEHVTKKLKDESERKLKLEREMQKETQKVKELEIKNEQQQKILKRKNEEIAAVQRKLRSGGGSSLPPINIEDHDKIEDQKKWLDNEVEKVLQQKRQMEELQEELKKRETIVAKKEAMLAEKSEIEFRRMRSSQIINKNILSVSMKLDTLDKRLEEKTSELSKTPTEQQQFVKEEMSKFQEGRDKLARQRTVLENKLREGRLLSGQEERRIIELDEGIDALDAAIEYKTDAINSRQLELRHSQILSKSEDHVMNKLNSLTTTETRALMMKYFNKVVACKDAERRLNLHCSEMEVKQDEQERLIRELEAALQRSAVEVDRRITKQTREYEQKIQMLMRQLADSGTNNSGGFGPEIDEKMQRLEKELYYYKKTSRELKKRLRELEASGALPHQDDLDIRSSVQSSINENDHAAGASSNHIGSRESNREPRLLSARSEKQNSRPSSAKSGANVSTTVTPVKLSRKDLRQIPDTELALRRSNMSHGRHSIGSPPPQDSLDGGLGNSNPWS, encoded by the exons atgTCCATAATGTCAGAACAAGAAGTGAATGTTAGAGTGGCAGTGAGG GTTAGACCCTTGTTACCTAAAGAGAAGATTGCAGGAGAAGAAATGTGTGTACGAATAATACCAGCCACAAACCAGCTTGTATTAGGGAAAGACCGAGCTTTTACATTTGATCATGTACTGTCTTCTAAAACTACACAG gaTGAAGTGTATAAATCGTGTATTGAACCCTTGGTAAATGGTTTATTTGAGGGTTATAATGCTACAGTGTTTGCTTATGGTCAAACA gGTTCAGGAAAAACTTATACAGTTGGAGATGGGATTTCTTCCTTTACAGATGAAGAATATGGAATCATACCCAGGGCATTGAAAGCCATATTTGATAATATGCAG TCCAATACTACTACTGAGTTTTCTGTAAAAGTGTCGTACATAGAAATTTACAAAGAAGAGTTACAGGATTTGTTAGATGTTGATACGTCAAGTAAAGAACTACATGTCAGAGAGGATGACCAAGGCAACACAG TGATAATTGGTGCCAGAGAGGTGGAATGTGAATCTCTTGATGAAATCATGTCACTGTTAGAATCTGGGTCATCTATTCGTCACACAGGGTCAACACAGATGAATGAACATTCCAGTAGATCTCATTCTATATTTACAGTCATAGTAG GCCAGAGATGGGTAGAAGCTGATGTTATGGCAGGGAAGAGAAAACCATCAGAATCTAACGAGGTCATTGATGATG AGAATCAGTTGAAAG atataaccCACAATATGTTTGGAAAGTTCCATTTTGTTGATCTAGCTGGATCAGAAAGAGCTCACAGGACAGGCAATGTAGGGGATAGATTTAAAG AATCTGTACATATAAACTCAGGACTATTAGCTCTTGGAAATGTGATCAGTGCATTGGGAGATCCAAAAAAGAAATCCACACACATTCCATACAGAGAATCTAAAATCACAAGGCTACTTAAG gATTCTCTGGGAGGAAATGCTCAGACATTGATGATATGTTGTATAAGTCCGTCCACATCTAACTTTGATGAATCTTTGAATGCTTTGAAGTATGCCAATAGA gctaagaatataaagaataaacCAATTATAAACAGAGATGTACAGTCAATCAGATTTGAAGAAATGCAGTGTGAAATTATG GCATTACGAGAGGAGTTGGTGAAACAAAGGACAACTTTATTAAGTAATGGAGGACAAGGCTTTGGGCTTGGTGATCCTGTTCATATGGAGAAATATGCACATGATGCTCAACAGTTAGAGAGATTAGAGAAACAAGTTGTTAG GTTACAAACAGAATGTTCCCATTACAAGATGATAGCCGAGGAAGCTTATAAACAACTGATTGAAAtacagaataaagatatattgtcACAGAGTCAGGATATCAGACTAAAAGATTGGCTAGATCTTATGGAAGAG ataaaaaataaagtaccaGCAACATTATCTAGAGAGGAGATGGAAAATGAAACTATTAGAAACCTAACAGCACTGTTAACTAAG TGTAAAGAAGACTTGAAAAGtgatgaagaaatatttgcagaGAAAAGTAAAGAACATAATAGTATGACCCACAGACTGCAAGAGCTG GAGGCGATGGTAGAGGAAAAAGACCAGCAATTATTACAGTATGAAGATACCAGAATGAAACAGGAACAACAACTCATAGAACAACACATGAAGATAGAGGAGTTACAAAAGGCTATTAAG GATGAACTTTCTGTG GACAATCTGATGGCAAACAGTAGTATTATAGATGATGACGCTGTCACAGTTAGTGCCCCTCCAATTGTACCCCCCTCAGACAAGAGACCAAAGTCTGTTCCAGTACAGTTGACCAGAAGACCTGACACT GCTAGTAGGAATTTGAGACCATTGTCAAGGAACATAAAGACAAGTCCTGCTTTGTTTACTCTGGACCGAGTGATGAAGAGTTTCCGAGCCCGAAGTCAGCTGCTGGTCAGTCAACTGGAGGATAGTGATGAGGTCATGCATAACACTTATGTCATTGAGGAAGAGGGAGAAACAGCTGGTACCAGTCAGAAGTTTGAAGAGGAACCAGTACTGGACTCACAAGACCATGAAAT ATCACAGAAAACAGCAGTACTACCAAGAGTAAGAACTACTAG AGGAAAATTTGTTCGTAAAGGAacatttaaagtaaagaaaGGTAGAAAGGCAGAGGAAAATAAAGAGAATGTCAACAACACAGATGTTCCAGTTATAACTGTTAACAGAGAAG CAGGGGGAGATCACTTAGGTGTCAGTACGATTGAAGCTGTAGAGGATAGTTTGAGGAAGAGTGCTAACACACAGAGGATGTTAAAGGAATCCAGACTAAAGCTGACTGATGCCCATACTAAAATGAGGGATTTATCAATTAACATCAG GTTAAAAGAACAGTTGATTAGAGAACTTGTAAAAACTGGTAAAGATGCtgatttaatgaataaaaagtatGCTGATAAAATCAAATCTCTGGAGAAG gAAAGAATGAAAGTAAAGAGAGATTTACAGGAAACCCAGTCAGTGTTACAGGAGTTAGAGGCTAAACAGGAAACTACAGAGAAAACCAAACTTACACA AGAATACAAAAAGAGGATGGAAACAGCCAAAGCTAGAATGTCTGCTATCTCcaagaaacaaaaagaaaccGAAAATATTGCTAACTTCTCTATTTATAATGAGAAAAA AATACAAGATCTAGAGCTGGCTGTTGACAGAATGAAGCAAACAAAGGAACATGTGACCAAGAAGTTAAAAGACGAATCGGAAAGAAAACTCAAACTAGAG AGAGAGATGCAGAAGGAAACACAGAAAGTAAAGGAACTTGAGATAAAGAATGAACAACAACAGAAAATACTGAAACGAAAGAATGAAGAAATAGCAGCTGTACAAAGAAAGTTAAGAAGTGGGGGAGGATCATCTCTGCCACCAATCAACAT tGAGGATCATGATAAGATAGAAGACCAGAAGAAATGGTTAGACAATGAAGTAGAGAAAGTTTTACAGCAGAAAAGACAAATGGAGGAACTACAAGAA gaacTTAAAAAGAGAGAGACAATAGTAGCTAAGAAAGAGGCCATGTTGGCTGAGAAAAGTGAAATAGAATTCAGGAGAATGAGATCTAGTCAAATCATTAATAAG aatattttatCAGTGTCTATGAAGTTAGACACGTTAGATAAAAGACTTGAAGAGAAGACATCTGAATTATCCAAGACACCCACAGAACAGCAGCAGTTTGTCAAAGAGGAAATGTCCAAATTCCAGGAAGGGCGAGACAAGCTGGCGAGACAGAGAACTGTTCTTGAGAATAAACTAAGGGAGGGAAGACTGTTATCAGGACAAGAAGAAAGGAG GATAATAGAACTGGATGAAGGCATTGATGCATTAGATGCAGCTATAGAATATAAAACTGATGCTATAAATAGCCGTCAATTAGAACTTCGTCATTCACAGATTTTGTCTAAG AGTGAGGACCATGTGATGAATAAATTGAATTCCCTGACCACTACAGAAACCCGAGCTCTtatgatgaaatatttcaataaggTGGTAGCATGTAAGGATGCAGAGAGGAGACTTAATCTTCACTGTAGTGAAATGGAG GTGAAACAAGATGAACAGGAGAGGTTAATCCGTGAATTAGAGGCAGCTTTACAGAGGTCAGCTGTGGAGGTCGATCGTAGGATTACCAAACAGACACGGGAATATGAACAGAAAATACAAatgttaatgagacaactgGCTGATTCTGGGACCAACAATAGTGGCGGATTTGGGCCTGAAATTGATGAAAA AATGCAAAGACTAGAGAAGGAATTATATTACTACAAAAAGACGAGTAGAGAGTTAAAGAAAAGGTTACGAGAACTGGAGGCATCAGGGGCTCTACCACATCAAG ATGATCTTGATATAAGAAGTTCTGTCCAGAGTTCAATTAATGAGAATGACCATGCAGCTGGGGCCTCCAGTAATCACATAGGTAGTAGGGAATCAAACAG AGAACCAAGACTACTTAGTGCTAGAAGTGAGAAACAGAATTCCAGACCAAGTTCTGCCAAATCAGGGGCCAATGTTTCAACAACAGTCACTCCTGTCAAACTGTCTCGAAAAGATTTACGGCAAATTCCAGATACAGAACTTGCATTACGAAGGTCAAATATGAGTCATGGTCGCCATAGTATTGGATCTCCTCCCCCACAAG attcacTTGATGGCGGATTGGGTAATAGTAACCCATGGAGTTGA